A region of Nostoc sp. 'Peltigera membranacea cyanobiont' N6 DNA encodes the following proteins:
- a CDS encoding phosphodiester glycosidase family protein: MPSCCQLGISERRFFRATVSPILLTVLCLTSTCATNAQESPKNSKQILISQSPAPPLTGVASSGNQISLNGRTLPGTWLQRPGKSGQVTTHLSDGAFRQLIGVNFLNSSNSAKQPIQWFSSVTKPLVLTAKLLGSYRYLDISNFAQTSGWEIRTNGNTLVIATPKTQVTNIVQSQQLSDASVNPLQQARILVDLDRPTPWQVAQGAAIAKPQIPSSDPDTPTLKPTTPPNREWTITLDGIADPVLIERYTPQPPAAPPALLPNLLKQLLPVAPTQPIPPAPDPLIQKVEVVKNQTIISLSVPFGLSPQVSTVANPNRLIIDIRPDPLEVRDITWAPGLRWRQNYVNLGTERFPVVWLEVDLRKFGLTLKPMWASPNGLAGTAPLIQTAQRYLAVAGINGGYFNRNNKLPLGAIRRDNQWLSGPILNRGAIAWNDSGQFYFGRLTLEESLITANNQRLPILFLNSGYIQSGIARYTPAWGATYTPLTDNEIILVVQKDQITQQLPGGKVGGTAVPIPQDGYLLTLRANAASAASQLPIGSTVNISSSTTPTDFSRYPHIIGAGPLLIQNRQIVLDAKAEKFSNAFIAEKAIRSGICTTATGTLMIAAVHNRAGGYGPTLAEHAQLMQQMGCVDALNLDGGSSTSLYLGGQLLDRSPSTAARVHNGIGIFLKPR; the protein is encoded by the coding sequence ATGCCGAGTTGTTGCCAATTAGGGATTAGCGAACGCAGATTTTTTCGGGCTACTGTTTCACCAATACTTTTAACAGTACTGTGTTTAACGAGTACCTGTGCTACCAACGCCCAGGAGTCACCGAAAAACAGCAAACAAATACTGATTTCCCAGTCACCTGCACCACCTTTAACAGGGGTGGCATCCTCTGGTAATCAAATTTCCCTCAATGGTCGTACTTTACCAGGAACTTGGTTGCAGCGACCTGGAAAATCTGGTCAGGTAACAACTCATCTCAGCGATGGGGCATTCAGGCAATTAATTGGAGTAAATTTCTTAAACAGTAGTAACTCAGCAAAGCAACCAATACAGTGGTTTTCATCGGTGACAAAGCCACTAGTTTTAACCGCCAAGCTACTAGGATCGTATCGCTACCTTGATATTAGCAATTTTGCTCAAACATCTGGATGGGAAATCCGAACTAATGGCAACACCTTGGTGATTGCTACCCCAAAAACGCAAGTCACAAATATTGTTCAGAGTCAGCAACTTTCAGACGCAAGTGTTAATCCTTTGCAACAGGCTCGGATTCTTGTGGATTTAGATCGTCCAACTCCTTGGCAAGTAGCCCAAGGAGCGGCGATCGCAAAACCGCAAATTCCATCTTCCGATCCAGACACGCCAACTCTCAAACCCACTACACCGCCAAATCGAGAGTGGACAATTACCCTAGATGGAATAGCCGATCCTGTTTTGATAGAACGCTATACCCCCCAGCCACCAGCAGCACCACCAGCATTACTGCCAAATTTACTCAAACAATTATTACCCGTTGCACCAACACAACCAATACCACCAGCCCCCGATCCACTGATTCAAAAAGTGGAGGTGGTGAAAAACCAAACGATTATTAGCCTGAGCGTTCCCTTTGGTCTATCGCCTCAAGTTAGCACTGTAGCTAACCCCAATCGCCTCATTATCGATATTCGACCCGATCCTCTGGAAGTACGAGATATTACTTGGGCACCGGGATTACGCTGGCGACAAAATTATGTCAACTTAGGCACAGAACGCTTTCCTGTGGTCTGGTTAGAAGTTGATCTCCGCAAATTTGGGCTAACGCTGAAGCCTATGTGGGCTAGCCCTAATGGACTTGCGGGTACTGCTCCCTTAATTCAAACAGCCCAACGTTACTTAGCAGTAGCTGGAATTAACGGTGGTTATTTTAACCGCAATAACAAATTACCATTGGGTGCGATTCGTCGGGATAATCAGTGGTTATCAGGCCCTATTCTTAACCGAGGTGCGATCGCTTGGAATGATTCAGGCCAATTTTACTTCGGTCGTCTCACCTTAGAAGAAAGTTTAATTACTGCAAATAACCAGCGCTTACCAATTCTGTTTCTTAATAGCGGCTACATCCAGAGTGGCATTGCCCGTTACACCCCAGCTTGGGGAGCAACTTACACACCCTTAACGGATAACGAAATTATCCTAGTGGTACAGAAAGACCAAATTACTCAACAGTTACCAGGCGGCAAAGTTGGTGGGACGGCCGTTCCCATTCCCCAAGATGGCTACCTACTAACTTTACGTGCTAACGCTGCCAGCGCTGCCTCACAGTTACCTATTGGAAGCACAGTAAATATTTCCAGCAGTACTACTCCCACTGATTTTAGTCGTTATCCCCACATTATCGGAGCAGGCCCCCTATTAATCCAAAATCGCCAAATTGTCCTCGATGCCAAAGCCGAAAAATTCAGCAATGCCTTTATTGCAGAAAAGGCTATTCGTAGCGGCATTTGTACAACAGCAACAGGCACACTGATGATAGCTGCTGTGCATAATCGTGCTGGCGGTTATGGGCCTACCTTGGCAGAACATGCCCAACTAATGCAACAGATGGGCTGTGTAGATGCCTTAAATTTAGACGGCGGTAGTTCTACCAGCCTTTACTTAGGAGGGCAACTACTCGACCGATCGCCTAGTACTGCTGCTCGTGTTCATAATGGAATTGGTATTTTCCTGAAACCACGATAA
- the rpsL gene encoding 30S ribosomal protein S12, which translates to MPTIQQLIRTEREQARQKTKSPALKQCPQRRGVCTRVYTTTPKKPNSALRKVARVRLTSGFEVTAYIPGIGHNLQEHSVVMIRGGRVKDLPGVRYHIIRGTLDTAGVKDRKQGRSKYGTKRPKAAAKK; encoded by the coding sequence ATGCCAACAATACAGCAGCTAATACGTACCGAGCGCGAACAAGCGCGTCAGAAAACCAAGTCCCCGGCTCTGAAACAATGCCCTCAACGTCGGGGAGTTTGTACCAGAGTGTACACGACCACACCAAAGAAGCCTAACTCAGCTTTACGGAAAGTAGCAAGAGTCAGACTTACATCTGGATTTGAAGTCACAGCTTACATTCCAGGAATTGGTCACAACTTACAAGAACACTCAGTTGTGATGATTCGTGGCGGTCGGGTTAAGGATCTACCAGGCGTGAGATACCACATCATCCGTGGCACCTTAGATACAGCCGGAGTCAAAGACCGTAAACAAGGGCGTTCCAAGTATGGAACCAAGCGTCCAAAAGCAGCAGCGAAAAAATAG
- a CDS encoding cupin domain-containing protein, with protein MARYQETTQTETLHLPSNITSRGIAATELRPWGAFTVLEEGRGYKIKRIEVKPGHRLSLQMHHHRSEHWIVVSGTARVTCGEQEVLLSNNESTYVPQCTSHRLENPGVIPLILIEVQNGEYLGEDDIIRYQDDYARTKD; from the coding sequence ATGGCTAGATATCAAGAAACTACACAGACTGAGACTCTACACCTACCTTCAAATATCACTTCCAGAGGCATTGCTGCAACTGAGTTACGTCCTTGGGGTGCTTTTACAGTCTTAGAAGAAGGGCGCGGATACAAAATCAAGCGCATTGAAGTTAAGCCCGGACACCGCCTCAGTTTACAAATGCACCACCACCGCAGCGAACATTGGATTGTCGTCTCTGGTACAGCTAGGGTGACTTGTGGTGAGCAAGAAGTACTACTGAGCAATAATGAGTCAACTTATGTACCCCAATGTACATCTCACCGTTTAGAGAATCCTGGCGTGATTCCCTTAATATTAATTGAAGTGCAAAATGGCGAATACTTGGGAGAAGATGACATTATCCGTTACCAAGATGACTATGCCCGTACTAAGGATTAA
- a CDS encoding HesB/IscA family protein: MIHLSQAAASEIGRIKSKQQPNVLFRLAVKPGGCSGFFYDMSFDEAIKVGDQVFDLDEIQVVIDATSLNYLNGLRVDYSEDLMGGGFRFHNPQAIATCGCGNSFSTTNH, translated from the coding sequence ATGATTCATTTGAGTCAAGCAGCCGCAAGTGAAATTGGGCGGATAAAGTCCAAGCAGCAGCCAAATGTTTTGTTTCGATTAGCAGTAAAACCAGGTGGTTGTTCTGGATTCTTTTATGATATGTCCTTCGATGAAGCAATAAAAGTTGGGGACCAGGTTTTCGACTTGGATGAGATTCAAGTAGTCATAGATGCTACAAGCTTAAATTACCTCAACGGTTTGAGGGTAGATTATTCAGAAGACTTAATGGGTGGTGGTTTTCGCTTCCACAATCCCCAGGCGATCGCAACCTGTGGCTGTGGTAATTCCTTTTCCACAACTAATCACTAA
- the rpsG gene encoding 30S ribosomal protein S7, translating to MSRRGVIQRRPVPSDSVYNSRLVSMIIRRIMRHGKKSLAARIVYEALKTIEERTGNGALETFERAVRNATPLVEVKARRVGGATYQVPMEVRTERGTTLALRWLVQYSRSRPGRTMASKLANELMDAANETGNAIRKREETHRMAEANKAFAHYRY from the coding sequence ATGTCTCGTCGTGGTGTTATTCAAAGGCGCCCAGTTCCGTCTGACTCTGTATATAACAGTCGCCTTGTGAGCATGATTATCAGGCGGATCATGCGTCATGGCAAGAAATCACTTGCCGCACGAATCGTTTATGAAGCATTGAAAACCATTGAGGAACGCACTGGTAACGGTGCTTTAGAAACCTTTGAAAGAGCAGTGCGAAATGCAACACCTCTAGTAGAAGTAAAAGCTCGGCGAGTAGGCGGAGCAACCTACCAAGTACCAATGGAAGTGCGTACAGAACGGGGTACTACCCTAGCACTGCGTTGGTTAGTGCAATATTCCCGGTCTAGACCAGGCCGGACAATGGCAAGTAAATTGGCAAATGAGTTAATGGATGCTGCCAACGAAACTGGCAATGCGATTCGGAAACGCGAAGAAACGCACCGGATGGCAGAAGCTAACAAAGCATTTGCTCACTATCGTTATTAA
- a CDS encoding polysaccharide deacetylase family protein, producing MENNKSFLWPEGILIALLALGGVFSLAFMMLLRPNASEAQSGQGIDIKDVTANVGTQQRIEKLKAVMLTSWQQEAQTKGLSYALPSRFQGAVIEAAKLTQGEKVIALTFDDGPWPDTTEQVLDILKSNNIKGTFFVVGQNLKNFPEIGKKIVTQGHVIANHTWHHWYHFFNQQAAAYEIDRTTDLIYQITGAKTNLFRPPGGMLHNGLSAYAKGQKYAVIMWSADSTDYKLPPVPKLIDNVIKDSKPGGIVLMHDGGGNRSRTVQALPEIISNFRKQGYRFVTIPELLEMEDADKKLLAKKKQ from the coding sequence GTGGAAAACAATAAGTCGTTTCTGTGGCCAGAAGGAATATTAATTGCACTGCTTGCTTTAGGTGGTGTTTTTAGCCTTGCTTTCATGATGCTTCTAAGACCAAACGCTTCAGAGGCTCAAAGTGGACAAGGTATAGATATTAAAGATGTAACCGCAAACGTAGGAACTCAGCAGCGAATTGAGAAATTAAAGGCGGTGATGCTTACAAGTTGGCAGCAAGAAGCACAAACAAAAGGACTGTCTTACGCTCTACCGTCACGTTTTCAAGGGGCAGTAATTGAAGCAGCAAAACTCACTCAGGGTGAAAAAGTGATTGCTCTCACCTTTGATGATGGCCCTTGGCCTGACACTACAGAGCAAGTACTAGATATTCTAAAATCAAATAATATCAAAGGAACGTTTTTTGTTGTCGGGCAGAACCTAAAAAATTTTCCAGAAATAGGGAAGAAAATTGTAACTCAAGGTCACGTCATTGCTAACCATACTTGGCATCACTGGTATCACTTCTTTAATCAACAAGCGGCAGCTTATGAAATTGACCGTACAACAGACCTAATTTATCAAATTACAGGTGCTAAAACAAATCTGTTCCGACCGCCTGGTGGTATGCTGCACAATGGATTATCTGCTTATGCGAAAGGACAAAAGTATGCTGTGATTATGTGGTCGGCTGACTCCACTGACTACAAATTACCACCTGTACCAAAGTTGATCGATAACGTAATTAAAGATTCTAAACCTGGTGGTATTGTGCTGATGCATGATGGTGGTGGCAACCGTTCTAGAACTGTACAAGCTTTGCCAGAAATTATTAGCAATTTTAGAAAACAAGGCTATCGCTTTGTGACTATTCCAGAACTTTTAGAAATGGAAGATGCAGATAAAAAGCTGCTTGCTAAGAAAAAGCAATAA
- a CDS encoding NINE protein: MLTKRKSRSIAAVLAFSGTLTISGLHKFYLGQPLWGILYVLLSWTPIPKVASAIEGVWYLAQDEEAFDRNFNLGKSATRNSQKVSNQVGAMAEAMRELDALRQDGLISEYEFEQKRRQLLDQIS, from the coding sequence ATGTTGACTAAGCGCAAAAGTCGAAGTATTGCTGCTGTTTTAGCCTTTTCTGGCACGCTGACAATTTCAGGATTACATAAATTCTATCTGGGACAGCCGTTGTGGGGTATTTTGTATGTGCTGCTTTCCTGGACACCTATCCCCAAGGTAGCTAGTGCTATTGAGGGAGTTTGGTATTTAGCCCAAGATGAAGAAGCTTTCGATCGCAATTTTAATCTCGGCAAGTCAGCGACAAGAAACTCACAAAAGGTAAGTAATCAGGTAGGAGCAATGGCTGAGGCAATGCGTGAATTGGATGCTTTGCGTCAGGATGGACTGATTTCAGAGTATGAGTTTGAACAAAAGCGCCGCCAATTGCTAGACCAGATTTCTTAA
- the gltB gene encoding glutamate synthase large subunit has protein sequence MNNQPMNQDQKITANINSRDTYQGQKWLVEERDACGVGFIAHRQNHTSHEIVEKALAALTCLEHRGGCSADRDSGDGAGVLTAIPWDLFQQDFAERGKEFPSINNMAVGMIFLPQDQEAAQKTRVAVEQVATEEKLIVLGWRVVPVQSDLLGVQARENQPQIEQVLLASVDKSGDELERQLYITRRRISKVATNISEEFYICSLSNRTIVYKGMVRSAVLGEFYQDLKNPAYKSAFAVYHRRFSTNTMPKWPLAQPMRLLGHNGEINTLLGNINWMMAREASLNHPVWGDRIKELKPLVHIDNSDSATLDNVLELLVCSGRSPLEALMIMVPEAYQNQPSLNDSPEIVDFYEYYSGLQEAWDGPALLVFSDGKKVGATLDRNGLRPARYLITKDDYIVVASEAGVVDFPEADIVEKGRLGPGQMIAVDLVNHEVLKNWEIKQRIAKQHPYGEWLQQYRQELKELVSVKSSDGNGNGHLVAENGNGHITTDKIDKQTLLQLQTAFGYTTEDVEMVIHQMAIAGSEPTFCMGDDIPLAVLSTKPHLLYDYFKQRFAQVTNPAIDPLREKLVMSLKVELGERGNLLEPKAEYARRLKLESPVLTDGELEAIKLSGFATAELSTLFAIATGPEGLNAAVQALQAQAAESVRAGARILILSDKGNDGISPEDTYIPPLLAVGAVHHHLIREGLRMKTSLIVNTAQCWSTHHFACLIGYGAGAVCPYMALDTVRDWCVDPRTQKLMAVEKIPTLTVEQALGNYRKAVESGLLKILSKMGISLLSSYQAAQIFEAIGIGGDLIELGFHGTTSRMGGLSVSELADEVLSFHVKAFPELTTKKLENLGFVQYRPGGEYHMNSPEMVKALHKALDGKNYDHYEVYKKHLQGRPVTALRDLLDFQGDRTSIPLEEVESVADIVKRFCTGGMSLGALSREAHETLAIAMNRIGGKSNSGEGGEDPVRYKVLDDVDESGHSPTLPHLKGLRNGDKAYSAIKQVASGRFGVTPAYLVNAQQIEIKIAQGAKPGEGGQLPGPKVSQYIAMLRRSKPGVTLISPPPHHDIYSIEDLAQLIFDLHQINPKAKVSVKLVSEVGIGTIAAGVAKANADIIQISGHDGGTGASPLSSIKHAGSPWELGLSEVHRVLMENSLRDRVILRVDGGLKSGWDVVIGALMGAEEFGFGSIAMIAEGCIMARVCHKNTCPVGVATQQEELRKRFTGIPEKVVNFFYFIAEEVRSLLARLGYRSLSEIIGRADLLKLREEAKLTKTRSLNLDCLLKLPDTRDNRSWLVHEEVHSNGVVLDDKFLADPDIQTAIRDQSTVTKTYPIVNTDRTVGTRLAGAIASQYGDSGFGGQINLNFTGSVGQSFGAFNLPGIILTLEGEANDYVGKGMHGGEIIIKPPTDATYNASQNVIVGNTCLYGATGGVLFANGLAGERFAVRNSKGIAVIEGAGDHCCEYMTGGAIVVLGKVGRNVAAGMTGGLAYFLDEDDSFRELVNPEIVKIQRVISEVGAKQLQDLIQTHAERTGSPKAKKILQNWQEFLPKFWQLVPPSEADSPEATPEKTTTEFSLVTSH, from the coding sequence ATGAATAATCAACCGATGAATCAAGACCAGAAAATCACAGCGAATATAAACTCAAGAGATACCTATCAGGGGCAAAAGTGGTTAGTAGAAGAACGAGATGCCTGTGGTGTAGGTTTTATTGCTCATCGTCAGAATCATACCAGCCACGAAATTGTCGAAAAAGCTTTAGCTGCTTTAACCTGTTTAGAACACCGGGGAGGTTGTAGCGCCGATCGAGACTCTGGTGATGGTGCTGGAGTCTTGACAGCTATCCCTTGGGATTTGTTCCAACAAGACTTTGCCGAAAGGGGGAAGGAATTTCCATCAATCAATAATATGGCTGTAGGGATGATATTTCTCCCACAAGACCAGGAAGCAGCACAAAAAACTAGGGTGGCAGTTGAGCAAGTAGCTACTGAAGAAAAATTGATTGTACTGGGCTGGCGAGTAGTGCCAGTGCAATCTGATTTACTGGGTGTACAAGCAAGAGAAAATCAACCCCAGATCGAACAAGTTTTGTTAGCTTCTGTTGACAAAAGTGGCGATGAATTAGAACGACAGTTGTATATTACCCGCCGTCGAATTAGTAAAGTTGCAACCAATATCTCAGAAGAATTTTATATCTGCTCTTTGTCAAACCGCACAATTGTTTACAAAGGCATGGTGCGTTCTGCTGTATTAGGAGAATTTTATCAAGATTTAAAAAATCCAGCTTATAAAAGCGCCTTTGCTGTGTATCATCGCCGCTTTAGTACCAACACGATGCCCAAATGGCCTCTAGCTCAACCGATGCGGCTTTTGGGTCACAACGGCGAAATTAATACCTTGTTGGGTAACATCAACTGGATGATGGCACGAGAAGCTAGCCTGAATCATCCTGTATGGGGCGATCGCATCAAGGAACTGAAACCATTAGTTCACATTGATAACAGCGACTCAGCTACACTAGACAACGTACTAGAATTACTGGTGTGTTCTGGACGCAGCCCCTTGGAAGCTTTGATGATTATGGTTCCAGAGGCTTACCAAAATCAACCCTCTTTAAATGACTCTCCAGAAATTGTTGATTTCTACGAATATTACAGTGGTTTGCAAGAAGCGTGGGATGGGCCAGCGCTTTTAGTATTCAGCGATGGCAAAAAAGTTGGTGCAACACTAGATCGTAATGGTTTAAGACCAGCCCGCTACCTAATCACCAAAGATGACTACATTGTTGTCGCTTCCGAAGCAGGTGTAGTGGACTTTCCAGAAGCTGATATTGTCGAAAAAGGTAGACTCGGCCCTGGACAAATGATTGCCGTGGATTTAGTCAACCATGAAGTGCTGAAGAATTGGGAGATTAAACAGCGCATCGCCAAGCAGCACCCTTATGGAGAATGGCTGCAACAGTACCGTCAAGAACTCAAAGAACTTGTCAGTGTTAAGTCGTCAGATGGTAATGGAAATGGACATCTGGTTGCTGAAAATGGTAACGGCCATATTACAACTGACAAAATTGACAAGCAAACCTTGCTGCAACTTCAAACTGCCTTTGGCTACACCACAGAAGATGTAGAAATGGTGATTCACCAAATGGCGATCGCAGGTTCAGAACCGACTTTCTGCATGGGGGATGATATTCCTTTAGCGGTGCTGTCAACAAAACCCCACCTGCTTTATGACTATTTCAAACAGCGCTTTGCTCAGGTAACTAACCCGGCGATTGATCCCCTGCGGGAAAAGCTAGTGATGTCTTTGAAAGTCGAACTGGGTGAACGGGGTAACTTATTAGAACCCAAGGCAGAATATGCTCGGAGATTGAAACTTGAATCGCCAGTGTTAACGGATGGTGAATTAGAGGCGATAAAGCTTTCGGGATTTGCCACAGCCGAGTTGTCAACCCTATTTGCGATCGCCACTGGCCCTGAAGGATTAAATGCCGCAGTCCAGGCTTTACAAGCACAAGCAGCTGAATCAGTCCGGGCGGGTGCAAGGATTTTAATCTTAAGCGATAAGGGAAATGACGGTATCAGCCCAGAAGATACATACATTCCTCCCCTATTAGCAGTGGGTGCTGTACATCATCACCTGATTCGGGAAGGGCTGCGGATGAAAACATCCCTGATTGTCAATACTGCCCAATGTTGGAGTACTCATCACTTTGCTTGTCTGATTGGCTATGGTGCTGGCGCAGTCTGCCCATATATGGCTTTAGATACGGTGCGTGATTGGTGCGTCGATCCCAGAACTCAAAAGTTAATGGCTGTGGAGAAAATTCCTACCCTTACCGTCGAACAAGCTTTAGGAAACTATCGCAAAGCAGTAGAGTCAGGTTTACTGAAAATTCTCTCCAAGATGGGGATTTCTCTGCTCTCCAGCTATCAAGCAGCCCAAATTTTTGAAGCGATTGGCATTGGTGGAGATTTAATCGAACTAGGATTTCATGGTACGACTTCCCGTATGGGTGGTTTGAGTGTTAGCGAACTCGCCGATGAAGTACTTTCTTTCCACGTCAAAGCTTTCCCAGAACTGACGACCAAGAAGTTAGAAAACCTGGGCTTTGTGCAGTACCGTCCTGGTGGCGAGTACCACATGAATAGCCCCGAAATGGTTAAGGCGCTGCATAAGGCTCTAGATGGCAAAAACTACGACCACTACGAAGTTTACAAAAAGCACCTCCAAGGTAGACCAGTAACGGCATTGCGAGACTTGCTAGATTTCCAAGGCGATCGCACTTCAATTCCTCTAGAAGAAGTAGAGTCGGTAGCTGATATTGTCAAACGTTTCTGCACCGGCGGCATGTCTTTAGGCGCTTTGTCAAGAGAAGCCCATGAAACTTTAGCGATCGCCATGAATCGCATCGGTGGTAAATCTAACTCTGGGGAAGGTGGCGAAGACCCAGTGCGCTATAAAGTTTTAGATGATGTAGACGAGTCTGGTCACTCGCCAACCCTACCTCATTTAAAAGGATTGCGGAATGGGGATAAAGCCTATAGTGCCATTAAACAAGTTGCATCAGGACGCTTTGGTGTCACACCAGCGTACCTAGTGAACGCCCAACAAATTGAAATCAAAATTGCCCAAGGTGCCAAGCCTGGGGAAGGTGGACAACTGCCAGGACCAAAGGTAAGCCAATACATTGCGATGTTAAGGCGCTCGAAGCCAGGTGTGACACTGATTTCGCCGCCACCGCACCATGATATCTATTCAATTGAAGACCTAGCACAACTGATTTTCGATCTGCACCAAATTAATCCCAAAGCAAAAGTATCGGTGAAGCTAGTTTCAGAAGTTGGCATTGGCACGATCGCGGCTGGTGTGGCTAAAGCAAATGCTGATATCATCCAGATTTCTGGACATGATGGTGGTACAGGTGCATCGCCACTAAGTTCAATTAAACACGCTGGTTCACCGTGGGAATTAGGTTTAAGTGAAGTGCATCGGGTTTTGATGGAAAATAGTTTGCGCGATCGCGTGATTTTACGTGTAGATGGCGGACTTAAGAGTGGTTGGGATGTGGTAATAGGTGCATTGATGGGCGCTGAAGAATTCGGTTTCGGCTCCATCGCCATGATTGCTGAAGGCTGTATCATGGCGCGAGTTTGCCACAAGAATACCTGCCCTGTGGGTGTTGCTACTCAACAAGAAGAACTTCGCAAACGGTTTACCGGAATACCAGAAAAGGTTGTTAACTTCTTCTACTTCATCGCCGAAGAAGTGCGTAGTTTGTTAGCACGACTTGGCTACCGTTCTTTGTCAGAAATCATTGGACGTGCAGATTTGTTGAAACTGCGCGAAGAGGCAAAACTTACCAAAACGCGATCGCTAAACCTGGACTGTTTACTTAAGCTGCCAGATACCAGAGACAATCGTAGCTGGTTAGTCCATGAAGAAGTCCATAGCAACGGCGTGGTTTTGGATGACAAGTTCCTTGCCGATCCCGACATTCAGACTGCCATTAGGGATCAGTCTACCGTTACCAAGACTTATCCTATTGTCAATACTGACAGAACAGTGGGTACAAGATTAGCGGGTGCGATCGCTTCTCAATACGGTGACAGTGGCTTTGGGGGGCAAATTAATCTTAATTTCACTGGTAGCGTTGGGCAAAGCTTTGGTGCATTCAATCTCCCCGGTATAATTCTGACTCTGGAAGGAGAAGCAAACGACTACGTAGGCAAAGGGATGCATGGTGGTGAAATCATCATCAAACCTCCAACTGATGCTACCTATAACGCATCACAAAATGTCATAGTTGGCAATACCTGCCTTTATGGTGCGACTGGTGGCGTATTATTTGCCAACGGTCTAGCCGGAGAGCGATTTGCTGTGAGAAATTCCAAAGGCATAGCAGTGATTGAAGGCGCTGGGGATCACTGCTGCGAATATATGACTGGTGGTGCGATCGTCGTCCTCGGCAAAGTAGGACGCAACGTTGCTGCTGGAATGACTGGTGGACTAGCATACTTCTTAGATGAAGATGACTCATTTCGTGAGTTAGTCAACCCGGAAATTGTCAAAATCCAACGGGTAATTTCGGAAGTAGGTGCAAAACAACTGCAAGACTTAATCCAAACTCATGCAGAACGCACTGGTTCACCAAAGGCGAAGAAAATTCTGCAAAACTGGCAAGAATTTTTACCTAAATTCTGGCAGTTGGTTCCACCTTCTGAAGCTGATAGTCCCGAAGCTACTCCTGAAAAGACAACAACTGAGTTCAGTTTAGTAACTAGTCATTAG
- a CDS encoding ComEA family DNA-binding protein — MNNWLPLNPRLQKLRAKLLNDPYYRLQSGEEIQIAAKLGIRIDANQATVDDWLRLPGLSIHQARSLVELSHSGVKFYCIEDIAAALAIPAPRLEPLKPLLNFIYYDHESLESPINLVNPNTATVEKLAQIPFIDLSLAQAVVQNRQSVGPYRNLADFQRRLELSGDAIAQLMYYLTF, encoded by the coding sequence ATGAATAACTGGCTACCTTTGAACCCCAGACTGCAAAAACTCCGCGCCAAACTCCTCAACGATCCTTACTATCGCCTCCAATCTGGGGAAGAAATTCAGATAGCGGCAAAATTAGGTATTCGCATTGATGCAAATCAAGCGACTGTAGATGATTGGTTACGCCTACCAGGATTGTCAATTCACCAAGCGCGATCGCTTGTAGAACTTTCGCATTCTGGTGTTAAATTTTACTGTATTGAAGATATTGCTGCGGCTTTGGCTATACCAGCGCCGCGCCTGGAACCATTAAAGCCTCTGCTAAATTTTATTTATTATGACCATGAATCTCTAGAAAGTCCGATCAATTTAGTCAATCCGAATACAGCAACAGTCGAAAAGCTAGCACAAATTCCATTTATAGATTTGTCTTTAGCGCAAGCAGTGGTTCAAAATCGGCAATCAGTAGGGCCTTACCGTAACCTAGCTGATTTTCAACGACGGCTAGAGTTAAGTGGTGATGCGATCGCCCAACTGATGTATTATTTAACATTTTAA
- the lepB gene encoding signal peptidase I, which translates to MIPRESDAKEDTASLKVLRSWQENLILIAIALFLALLIRTFIAEPRYIPSDSMLPTLHTGDRLVVEKVSYHFHPPITGDIIVFQPPAELQRRGYPKDQAFIKRVIGQPGEIISVDSGKVYLNGQPLAEDYIAEPPNQPYQPVKVPEDEFFVMGDNRNDSNDSRYWGFLPRKNVIGRATFRFWPLDRIGFI; encoded by the coding sequence ATGATTCCTCGCGAAAGTGATGCAAAAGAAGATACTGCGTCGTTAAAAGTATTGCGTAGTTGGCAAGAAAATCTGATTTTAATTGCGATCGCATTATTTTTAGCACTTCTGATCAGGACTTTTATCGCCGAACCCCGCTATATCCCTTCTGATTCGATGTTGCCAACCTTACATACTGGCGATCGCCTGGTAGTTGAAAAAGTATCCTACCATTTTCACCCTCCCATAACTGGAGATATTATTGTTTTTCAGCCACCCGCAGAATTACAACGTCGGGGATATCCCAAAGACCAAGCTTTTATCAAGCGGGTTATTGGTCAGCCTGGTGAAATAATTAGTGTTGATTCTGGCAAAGTCTATCTGAACGGTCAACCATTGGCAGAAGACTACATTGCTGAACCACCAAATCAGCCATATCAACCAGTGAAAGTCCCAGAAGACGAATTTTTTGTTATGGGAGATAACCGCAATGATAGTAATGACTCTCGCTATTGGGGCTTTTTACCCAGAAAAAATGTTATCGGTCGGGCAACATTTCGTTTTTGGCCGCTCGATCGCATTGGGTTTATTTAA